One Setaria italica strain Yugu1 chromosome II, Setaria_italica_v2.0, whole genome shotgun sequence DNA segment encodes these proteins:
- the LOC101784936 gene encoding putative wall-associated receptor kinase-like 16 isoform X2, whose amino-acid sequence MKYPRLLLSVRLLLLCLPAVSVLAAAAVPPAHRPGCKPSCGGVDVPYPFGIGDQCAIHRGFTISCNLVNGTERPLSGPFEVTKISIDDAKAWMKMDISWQCYDDRVRKMNEERWRVNFTYTPFAFSSVDNKILVIGCKTLAYMYAVGCLSQCSGEQRNGSCSVGAGCCQADVPKDLKYFEPYFNPNYNYTTACGYIVVMEEKAFNYSTTYAYSSNFFDEYKGQVPVVMDWTITGESCEVAKTNHSSYACIADKSECVDTTNRGYRCKCLDGYRGNPYVEDGCTDIDECLENTMNPCTRSGGTCLNTQGNFTCLCPSGKQMISDMCMANQKSSFWVMPVVGASVGLVVLIVTITCAYLTQQRRKLQHIKQRYFQQHGGMLLFEEIKSQQGIAFKIFSEAELQEATDKFNEKRVLGHGGHGTVYKGLLKGNLEVAVKRCMSIDEQHKKEFGKEMLILSQVNHKNIVKLFGCCLEVEVPMLVYEFIPNGTLFQLIHGNHGKQISLATRVQIAHQSAEALSYLHSWASPPIIHGDVKSSNILIDCDYTAKVSDFGASILAPTDESQFVTLVQGTCGYLDPEYMQTCQLTDKSDVYSFGVVLLELLTRRKPFKLGGPEDEKSLALRFISVTKEDKLKEILDDQIKNDENMEVLEEVAELAKQCLEMSGANRPSMKEVSERLDRLRKVMQHPWAQQNPEEMESLLGESSMASSEVVYTGNLSIEKKAARSLESGR is encoded by the exons ATGAAGTACCCAAGGCTGCTTCTCTCCGTCCGTCTTCTCCTGCTCTGCCTCCCGGCCGTCTCCGTGCTAGCCGCAgccgccgtcccgccggcgCACCGCCCAGGTTGCAAACCGAGttgcggcggcgtcgacgtccCGTACCCGTTCGGCATCGGCGATCAGTGCGCCATCCACAGAGGCTTCACCATCAGCTGCAATTTGGTCAATGGCACCGAGAGGCCTTTGTCGGGGCCGTTCGAGGTGACCAAGATCTCCATCGACGACGCCAAAGCTTGGATGAAGATGGACATCTCTTGGCAATGCTATGACGATCGAGTGCGCAAGATGAATGAAGAAAGATGGAGAGTAAATTTCACATACACACCATTTGCGTTCTCATCCGTGGATAACAAAATTTTGGTCATCGGCTGCAAAACACTCGCCTATATG TATGCCGTAGGTTGCTTGTCTCAATGCTCTGGTGAACAGAGAAACGGTTCGTGCTCCGTTGGCGCTGGCTGCTGTCAAGCGGATGTTCCAAAGGACCTGAAGTATTTTGAACCTTACTTCAATCCAAACTACAACTATACAACTGCCTGCGGCTACATTGTTGTGATGGAAGAGAAGGCATTCAACTACAGCACCACATACGCCTACTCAAGCAATTTCTTTGATGAATACAAGGGTCAAGTTCCTGTTGTGATGGACTGGACCATTACAGGGGAGTCGTGCGAGGTTGCTAAAACGAACCACAGTTCATATGCGTGTATTGCCGACAAGAGCGAGTGTGTCGACACCACCAACCGAGGCTACCGCTGCAAGTGCCTGGACGGGTATCGAGGCAATCCGTACGTCGAGGATGGATGCACAG ATATCGATGAATGCCTTGAGAATACTATGAATCCATGCACGCGCAGTGGGGGGACTTGTCTAAATACACAGGGGAACTTTACCTGCTTATGTCCCTCAGGAAAACAAATGATTAGTGACATGTGTATGGCAAATCAGAAGTCCTCTTTTTGGGTGATGCCAGTCGTAG GCGCAAGTGTTGGACTAGTGGTCCTTATAGTTACCATAACCTGTGCATACTTGACCCAACAAAGAAGAAAGCTACAGCACATCAAACAGAGATACTTCCAACAACACGGGGGTATGCTGCTGTTTGAGGAGATAAAATCACAACAAGGCATTGCATTTAAAATATTCTCAGAAGCAGAATTGCAAGAAGCCACTGACAAGTTCAACGAAAAACGAGTGTTGGGCCATGGTGGACATGGAACTGTGTACAAGGGTCTTCTCAAAGGCAACCTCGAAGTAGCTGTAAAAAGATGCATGTCCATTGATGAGCAGCACAAGAAAGAATTCGGCAAGGAAATGCTGATCCTCTCTCAGGTCAACCACAAGAACATCGTTAAACTATTTGGCTGCTGCCTCGAAGTGGAGGTCCCCATGCTAGTATATGAGTTCATCCCAAATGGTACATTGTTCCAGCTTATCCATGGCAACCATGGCAAGCAGATTTCCTTGGCTACTCGTGTGCAGATTGCCCATCAGTCTGCTGAAGCTCTTTCCTACCTGCACTCATGGGCATCCCCGCCTATCATCCATGGAGATGTCAAATCATCAAACATCCTCATTGATTGTGACTACACCGCGAAAGTATCTGACTTTGGCGCTTCCATCCTAGCACCAACTGATGAATCGCAGTTCGTCACCCTTGTTCAAGGAACTTGTGGATACCTAGACCCAGAGTACATGCAGACATGTCAATTGACGGACAAGAGCGACGTGTACAGTTTCGGGGTTGTTCTTTTGGAGCTACTTACACGCAGAAAGCCATTCAAGCTTGGAGGGCCTGAAGATGAGAAGAGCCTAGCACTAAGATTTATTTCTGTGACGAAGGAGGACAAGCTTAAGGAGATACTGGACGATCAGATCAAGAATGACGAGAACATGGAGGTTCTCGAAGAGGTTGCAGAGTTAGCAAAGCAATGCTTGGAGATGTCTGGTGCGAATAGGCCATCCATGAAGGAAGTCTCCGAGAGGCTTGATAGGTTGAGAAAGGTGATGCAGCATCCTTGGGCGCAGCAGAACCCTGAGGAGATGGAGTCCCTGCTTGGAGAGTCATCAATGGCAAGCTCAGAGGTTGTCTACACTGGAAATTTAAGCATCGAGAAGAAAGCTGCCAGGAGTCTAGAATCGGGACGTTGA
- the LOC101784936 gene encoding putative wall-associated receptor kinase-like 16 isoform X1: MKYPRLLLSVRLLLLCLPAVSVLAAAAVPPAHRPGCKPSCGGVDVPYPFGIGDQCAIHRGFTISCNLVNGTERPLSGPFEVTKISIDDAKAWMKMDISWQCYDDRVRKMNEERWRVNFTYTPFAFSSVDNKILVIGCKTLAYMVSESYAVGCLSQCSGEQRNGSCSVGAGCCQADVPKDLKYFEPYFNPNYNYTTACGYIVVMEEKAFNYSTTYAYSSNFFDEYKGQVPVVMDWTITGESCEVAKTNHSSYACIADKSECVDTTNRGYRCKCLDGYRGNPYVEDGCTDIDECLENTMNPCTRSGGTCLNTQGNFTCLCPSGKQMISDMCMANQKSSFWVMPVVGASVGLVVLIVTITCAYLTQQRRKLQHIKQRYFQQHGGMLLFEEIKSQQGIAFKIFSEAELQEATDKFNEKRVLGHGGHGTVYKGLLKGNLEVAVKRCMSIDEQHKKEFGKEMLILSQVNHKNIVKLFGCCLEVEVPMLVYEFIPNGTLFQLIHGNHGKQISLATRVQIAHQSAEALSYLHSWASPPIIHGDVKSSNILIDCDYTAKVSDFGASILAPTDESQFVTLVQGTCGYLDPEYMQTCQLTDKSDVYSFGVVLLELLTRRKPFKLGGPEDEKSLALRFISVTKEDKLKEILDDQIKNDENMEVLEEVAELAKQCLEMSGANRPSMKEVSERLDRLRKVMQHPWAQQNPEEMESLLGESSMASSEVVYTGNLSIEKKAARSLESGR; this comes from the exons ATGAAGTACCCAAGGCTGCTTCTCTCCGTCCGTCTTCTCCTGCTCTGCCTCCCGGCCGTCTCCGTGCTAGCCGCAgccgccgtcccgccggcgCACCGCCCAGGTTGCAAACCGAGttgcggcggcgtcgacgtccCGTACCCGTTCGGCATCGGCGATCAGTGCGCCATCCACAGAGGCTTCACCATCAGCTGCAATTTGGTCAATGGCACCGAGAGGCCTTTGTCGGGGCCGTTCGAGGTGACCAAGATCTCCATCGACGACGCCAAAGCTTGGATGAAGATGGACATCTCTTGGCAATGCTATGACGATCGAGTGCGCAAGATGAATGAAGAAAGATGGAGAGTAAATTTCACATACACACCATTTGCGTTCTCATCCGTGGATAACAAAATTTTGGTCATCGGCTGCAAAACACTCGCCTATATGGTGAGTGAATCT TATGCCGTAGGTTGCTTGTCTCAATGCTCTGGTGAACAGAGAAACGGTTCGTGCTCCGTTGGCGCTGGCTGCTGTCAAGCGGATGTTCCAAAGGACCTGAAGTATTTTGAACCTTACTTCAATCCAAACTACAACTATACAACTGCCTGCGGCTACATTGTTGTGATGGAAGAGAAGGCATTCAACTACAGCACCACATACGCCTACTCAAGCAATTTCTTTGATGAATACAAGGGTCAAGTTCCTGTTGTGATGGACTGGACCATTACAGGGGAGTCGTGCGAGGTTGCTAAAACGAACCACAGTTCATATGCGTGTATTGCCGACAAGAGCGAGTGTGTCGACACCACCAACCGAGGCTACCGCTGCAAGTGCCTGGACGGGTATCGAGGCAATCCGTACGTCGAGGATGGATGCACAG ATATCGATGAATGCCTTGAGAATACTATGAATCCATGCACGCGCAGTGGGGGGACTTGTCTAAATACACAGGGGAACTTTACCTGCTTATGTCCCTCAGGAAAACAAATGATTAGTGACATGTGTATGGCAAATCAGAAGTCCTCTTTTTGGGTGATGCCAGTCGTAG GCGCAAGTGTTGGACTAGTGGTCCTTATAGTTACCATAACCTGTGCATACTTGACCCAACAAAGAAGAAAGCTACAGCACATCAAACAGAGATACTTCCAACAACACGGGGGTATGCTGCTGTTTGAGGAGATAAAATCACAACAAGGCATTGCATTTAAAATATTCTCAGAAGCAGAATTGCAAGAAGCCACTGACAAGTTCAACGAAAAACGAGTGTTGGGCCATGGTGGACATGGAACTGTGTACAAGGGTCTTCTCAAAGGCAACCTCGAAGTAGCTGTAAAAAGATGCATGTCCATTGATGAGCAGCACAAGAAAGAATTCGGCAAGGAAATGCTGATCCTCTCTCAGGTCAACCACAAGAACATCGTTAAACTATTTGGCTGCTGCCTCGAAGTGGAGGTCCCCATGCTAGTATATGAGTTCATCCCAAATGGTACATTGTTCCAGCTTATCCATGGCAACCATGGCAAGCAGATTTCCTTGGCTACTCGTGTGCAGATTGCCCATCAGTCTGCTGAAGCTCTTTCCTACCTGCACTCATGGGCATCCCCGCCTATCATCCATGGAGATGTCAAATCATCAAACATCCTCATTGATTGTGACTACACCGCGAAAGTATCTGACTTTGGCGCTTCCATCCTAGCACCAACTGATGAATCGCAGTTCGTCACCCTTGTTCAAGGAACTTGTGGATACCTAGACCCAGAGTACATGCAGACATGTCAATTGACGGACAAGAGCGACGTGTACAGTTTCGGGGTTGTTCTTTTGGAGCTACTTACACGCAGAAAGCCATTCAAGCTTGGAGGGCCTGAAGATGAGAAGAGCCTAGCACTAAGATTTATTTCTGTGACGAAGGAGGACAAGCTTAAGGAGATACTGGACGATCAGATCAAGAATGACGAGAACATGGAGGTTCTCGAAGAGGTTGCAGAGTTAGCAAAGCAATGCTTGGAGATGTCTGGTGCGAATAGGCCATCCATGAAGGAAGTCTCCGAGAGGCTTGATAGGTTGAGAAAGGTGATGCAGCATCCTTGGGCGCAGCAGAACCCTGAGGAGATGGAGTCCCTGCTTGGAGAGTCATCAATGGCAAGCTCAGAGGTTGTCTACACTGGAAATTTAAGCATCGAGAAGAAAGCTGCCAGGAGTCTAGAATCGGGACGTTGA
- the LOC111256508 gene encoding uncharacterized protein LOC111256508, protein MTNLLFMDRNSSIMEFYPLGWKQRAGGGQYVFRWMASWAEMRHEGSWWEPVGEPCPNNPDILDCWKDRQIGHNETYFAQWAARVFAAAKERKTGNAVGDSEGGPPREATVCRCS, encoded by the coding sequence ATGACCAACTTGCTGTTCATGGACAGGAACAGCAGCATCATGGAGTTCTACCCTCTGGGTTGGAAGCAGAGAGCCGGGGGAGGTCAGTACGTGTTCCGGTGGATGGCGAGCTGGGCCGAGATGCGGCACGAGGGTTCGTGGTGGGAACCCGTCGGCGAGCCGTGCCCCAACAACCCCGACATCCTAGACTGCTGGAAGGACCGGCAGATCGGGCACAATGAGACCTACTTCGCGCAGTGGGCGGCTAGAGTCTTTGCCGCAGCCAAGGAGCGCAAGACGGGCAATGCCGTCGGGGATTCGGAGGGAGGTCCACCGCGAGAAGCGACAGTATGCAGGTGCAGTTAG
- the LOC101784130 gene encoding uncharacterized protein LOC101784130, with protein MVHQHPQRHGRAGGRGEEPGLPFAGVGRPAPLPGAPATNTNHAIVKTALCLLPPLLLAVVFYLHFQTQLSIFSPVCRCASQPAAAGAADDHVDRLRASATFLPLKDTRQGAETWFISTLNATAEPEGEARNLVFPSPASAGRLLCLAAPSRRDGAKNAYALAWRDALPRGAALLPGLAFVSETAYDHTNIWHGLTTLVPFASWHARSGCRARPARWALFHHGEVRTEMSGWLATLAEATTGAAVAIETFDAPGPVCFEEAVVFRANVAGMNKERMLRAADFMRCKARAYCGVDASKAGGGGDPAVLRVTLLFRTGARAFKDEAAVTRVFQKECKRVAGCAVAAAHPTNLTFCEQVLPQSRAQFRMVCKKILNPVLFFFLSVSVVLAGEVAERD; from the coding sequence ATGGTTCATCAGCACCCTCAACGCCACGGCCGAGCCGGAGGGCGAGGCGAGGAACCTGGTCTTCCCTTCGCCGGCGTCGGCCGGCCGGCTCCTCTGCCTGGCGCCCCTGCCACAAACACGAACCATGCCATTGTCAAGACCGCGCtctgcctcctccctcctctcctgctCGCCGTCGTCTTCTACCTCCACTTCCAAACACAGCTCAGCATATTCTCCCCCGTCTGCCGGTGCGCCAGTCAGCCTGCCGCCGCTGGCGCAGCCGACGACCACGTTGACCGCCTCCGCGCGTCGGCCACCTTCCTCCCGCTGAAGGACACCCGCCAAGGCGCGGAGACATGGTTCATCAGCACCCTCAACGCCACGGCCGAGCCGGAGGGCGAGGCGAGGAACCTGGTCTTCCCTTCGCCGGCGTCGGCCGGCCGGCTCCTCTGCCTGGCGGCCCCCTCCCGCCGCGACGGCGCCAAGAACGCCTACGCCCTCGCGTGGCGCGACGCGCTgccccgcggcgcggcgctcctGCCGGGGCTCGCTTTCGTGTCCGAGACGGCCTACGACCACACCAACATCTGGCATGGGCTCACGACGCTGGTCCCGTTCGCGTCGTGGCACGCGAGGAGCGGGTGCAGGGCGCGGCCCGCGAGGTGGGCGCTGTTCCACCACGGCGAGGTGAGGACGGAGATGAGCGGGTGGCTGGCGACGctggccgaggcgacgacgggcgCCGCGGTGGCCATCGAGACGTtcgacgcgcccggcccggTGTGCTtcgaggaggcggtggtgttCAGGGCGAACGTGGCGGGCATGAACAAGGAGCGGATGCTCCGAGCCGCCGACTTCATGCGGTGCAAGGCCAGGGCCTACTGCGGGGTGGACGCGTCGaaagccggaggcggcggcgaccctgCGGTGCTGCGCGTCACGCTTCTGTTCCgcacgggcgcgcgggcgttCAAGGACGAGGCGGCCGTGACGCGCGTGTTCCAGAAGGAGTGCAAGCGCGTGGCGGggtgcgccgtcgccgcggcgcaCCCGACCAACTTGACGTTCTGTGAGCAGGTCTTGCCCCAGTCCCGTGCACAATTCCGAATGGTTTGCAAGAAGATCTTGAATCcagtcctcttcttctttttatctGTATCTGTTGTGTTGGCAGGTGAGGTTGCTGAGCGCGAC
- the LOC101784536 gene encoding uncharacterized protein LOC101784536 encodes MKQLATKKKAIANNVSHFKRAVCLLPPLLLAAVLYLQFQTATGLFSSISRIVSQPAAIDDLVDRLRASATFLPLKDTRERSETWFISTHDDVSEPDGEAKNLVFPSAASAGRLLCLAAPSRHDGTRNAYALAWRDALPHGAALRPGLSFVSETAYDHSNLWHGLTALVPFASWHARSGCRARPARWALFHHGEVRAGMSGWLTALAEAATGANMTVETFDAPGPVCFEEAVVFRRNLEGLTRERLLGAFDFMRCKARAYCGVDASSAGGTDPTALRVTLLFRSGGRAFKDEVAVTRVFQEVCARVTGCTVAAAHSDNVTFCDQVRLLSATDVLISAHGAQMTNLLFMDRNSSIMEFYPLGWRQRAGGGQFVYRWMADRAGMRHEGSWWDPNGEPCPRSPDILSCYKNRQIGHDEAYFAQWAARVFAAVKERKARRAAEVPASERRRKAATCNCS; translated from the exons ATGAAGCAGCTCGCCACGAAGAAGAAGGCGATCGCCAATAACGTGAGCCATTTCAAGCGCGCAGTctgccttctccctcctctcctgctcgccgccgtcctctatCTCCAGTTCCAAACGGCCACCGGCCTCTTCTCTTCGATTTCCCGAATCGTTAGCCAGCCAGCAGCCATCGACGACCTCGTCGACCGCCTCCGCGCGTCGGCCACCTTCCTGCCGCTCAAGGACACCCGCGAGCGGTCGGAGACGTGGTTCATCAGCACCCACGACGACGTCTCCGAGCCCGACGGCGAGGCCAAGAACCTGGTCTTCCCTTCCGCGGCGTCGGCCGGCCGGCTCCTCTGCCTGGCGGCTCCCTCCCGCCACGACGGGACCAGGAACGCCTACGCGCTGGCGTGGCGCGACGCGCTCCCCCACGGCGCGGCGCTCCGACCCGGGCTGTCGTTCGTGTCGGAGACCGCCTACGACCACAGCAACCTGTGGCACGGGCTCACGGCGCTGGTCCCGTTCGCTTCGTGGCACGCGAGGAGCGGGTgcagggcgcggccggcgaggtgggCGCTGTTCCACCACGGCGAGGTGCGGGCGGGGATGAGCGGGTGGCTGACGGCGCTGGCCGAGGCGGCCACGGGCGCGAACATGACCGTCGAGACGttcgacgcgcccggccccgtGTGCTtcgaggaggcggtggtgttCAGGAGGAACCTGGAAGGTCTGACCAGGGAGAGGCTGCTCGGGGCGTTCGACTTCATGCGGTGCAAGGCCAGGGCCTACTGCGGCGTGGACGCGTCGAGCGCCGGAGGCACCGACCCGACGGCCCTGCGCGTCACGCTTCTCTTCCGGTCGGGCGGGCGGGCGTTCAAGGACGAGGTGGCGGTCACGCGCGTGTTCCAGGAGGTGTGCGCGCGGGTGACCGGGTGCACGGTCGCCGCCGCGCACTCGGACAACGTGACGTTCTGCGACCAG GTGAGGTTGCTGAGCGCGACGGACGTGCTGATTTCGGCGCACGGGGCGCAGATGACGAACCTGCTGTTCATGGACAGGAACAGCAGCATCATGGAGTTCTACCCGCTGGGGTGGAGGCAGAGGGCTGGGGGCGGCCAGTTCGTGTACCGGTGGATGGCGGATCGGGCGGGGATGCGGCACGAGGGCTCCTGGTGGGACCCCAACGGCGAGCCGTGCCCACGCTCCCCTGACATCCTCAGCTGCTACAAGAACCGGCAGATCGGGCACGACGAGGCCTACTTCGCGCAGTGGGCAGCCAGAGTCTTCGCAGCGGTCAAGGAGCGCAAGGCTAGGAGGGCCGCCGAGGTACCGGCCAGTGAGCGCCGGCGAAAGGCAGCGACCTGCAACTGCAGCTAG